The genomic DNA CCAGGTACCTCCTTTCGAAAGCAATGAACTTTTAATTCTCAAGAATTTTAAAcattgttgctaaatttagcgacttttcagacccccttagcgactatttttcaagaaagcaactggagacaaatccagagactccttcttactcttcttaacgagccggcttgtagtcgctaagggggtttgaaaagtcgctaaatttagcaacaaagtcgctaaattgggaacactgcttcgctggcttttacaaatgtgacaaagtgttgtcgtgtagagtactgcgtcacatcccgcttagcgatctatccaatcagcacccaggcttttttcaggggagaaaagagaccctgctcttcgacagggacgaaaaaagtcccgacaaaagccagctccggactgctcgtactCAAATAAGGGGCgttttcggcgagtgagacccgcctcatttcGGGTATTGCCcgatagtggaaacagccctattacTGGGTTCTCCTCACTCGGCTGAAATTGGAAAGTGTTCCCACGCCCACAGCTGTGGAATTCTGCTTTGGAACCAATTCCACAGAGAGCAGGCTGACATGAGAGGGATAGAAGCAGCGCGACTGGCCATAATGTCGATGACTTATTTACAATTTATCGAGCggataaaaaaacaattgtgtccattttatatattgaaggATAAGTTGCTCATGACAGACCTCACCCCCTCATGACAGGGCTAACCATCGCCTACTTTTTTTGAGAATTACTTCAAAATGAAACAGCAGTAACATGTACAAATTAGTGCAGAGTAAACTGTGTGTTTTAGCTGTATGTGAACCACATCTAGTATATTTCCTTAGTTAGTTCCTGCAAGAGAGCAGATAACTATTAGGTCACAACATAAAGATATAATGGGTACAGCAGTGACTTTTTAATAGAACAGTGTGATAACATCTGCTTGCATCTCAACATCCTGTgttaaacatttcattttcctCTCAGAAAAAGAACAGCAGGAAGCAATTGAACACATTGATGAAGTACAGAATGAAATTGACAGGTGAGTTGACTCTTGATTATGAGTAATGAAAAGTGGGTGCATGCAGAATGGtgtaacatgttttttgtcttctttctctCTAGACTGAACGAACAGGCAAGTgaagaaatattaaaagtaGAGCAGAAGTACAACAAATTACGTCAGCCGTTCTTTCAGAAGCGATCAGAACTCATAGCCAAAATCCCCAACTTCTGGGTCACAACATTCGTCAACCATCCACAAGGTAAActcttctattttattattattttatatgtatggATAGAACCCAAATTCTAAAAAAGTTGAGACgctgtaaaacataaattacataatggCCCTCATTCGTCAATCAAACGTAGAAACCAGCACAGATCTGACTGCATAAATCATTTTATGAGTGGATTCACGTGTGATTCATCAAACGTTCGTCCAATCACAGCATAAGAATgttcggctgttgataaatgcgGTGGctaaaagcatttaaatattGCGTCCTAATATATAGGCAGTTCAGAGGCCTCGCCTTGAGAGTTTACCACACCGAAAGGgcgcaatatggccaaaaagagtaattaaaaaaataaaaaaaaaaactttattagtAAAGTGCACCTCTACAAATAACAGACCTTTcaatagtgatgtgccaatgaagcctcatgaaccattttctttatcttatGAGCCCACCAGATGGCACccttgatttaaagaaaaaggctcaagctatGGTAATTGAATGTACTTTCAGCCCCTTGTTGAACAAAGAgagccatctagtgggctcagaaaataaagaaaatgcttcatgaagcttcattggcacatcactaccttTCAAGCAGGCACGGAAATGCTTTTCCATTTCGGGCTAACTGCTGGAGGAGACACTGAGACACCACCGGGGTCCAAGCCCAAAAACGCTTAACATCTAATAGGCTCGGTTAGTAGCCTGTAGAATTTCACGGTTGCAgggtttattaatttatttataaacatgctttggtttttTCACTAGAAAACCCCCCCCCCAGAGTTTTATCCGCTCCAGAAAGTGACTTCAGTAGCTATACAATAGTCTGATAAGTCGGTGACTCAGACATGAGGACCTCATGACGAATCAAACTTACGAGCTTACATCACATtagatcgtaccctccgctcacatccaaattgataaatgcagagCCGTGTGTAGAAATGACCGTACGGCCTCTTTTCTGTTGCACGTTTGTTtcataaatgagggccattgtgtaCATTTACAAACCCAAACGTTTCAGTATTAACATTAACCCTTGaccttaaaacccacctgccttAGAAAGGTTTAGGTTAgaccaaaaaataatttgaggCAAAGCTTAAAGCAAAAGAACTCCCAAAATACACGTATAAGGCTTGATGCCTTAGATTACATCTTCTAGTTTATAAGATTACCTagataagtttaaaaaaaaaagtttttctgttcTAACTCTGGCCCTACCATTATCCATTGACTTgtaggtgggttttaagaagttgAATATAAAGTCTTGGTACAGTTTCCAATTAAATATACATGTCTCctcactttctgttttttatttatgtttacgTAGTAAACATTTAAACTCTTTTGGAATTGGGTTTGTAGTATTTATCATGACTAACCGTGAGAGCTACCATTGATTGTAGCAAATGAATATCAGTGGAGTaaacttttaaatattgttttaaatgtcGATCTCTACATGTCTCATGTAGTTTCAGCTCTTCTGggggaggaggacgaggaagcACTTCATTACCTGTCGAGGGTGGAGGTCACTGAGTTTGAGGATATCAAGTCTGGATATAGAATAGATTTTGTGAGTTATCTGGTTTACTTTGTATTTGTACATTCTAGATGTCATGGATGGCATATGATATAAATGACCTtataaagtatgttttcttttctctagTATTTTGACGAGAACCCATACTTTGAGAACAAAGCGCTCTCCAAAGAGTTTAATGTAAATGAGAGTGGAGATCCTGTTTCtaaatcaactgaaatcaaatGGAAAGCTGGAAAGGTtggtttgctttttttctttggtttttatGTAATGCTATGATGCCAGTTTTCTTTCATCTAATACTACACAATCTCATTCATCAAAAGAATAGgaaataattgtgttttaaaagtCAACAAAATATTTCATCTCCATTGCActattggtttgtttttttttcaggtttttgcaCTTGTAtcaaggggaaaaaatgaccaTTATCAGTATTCTAACCTTAAATCTTGATCAAACACGTTTCCCTCCCCAGGATCTGACGAAGCGTACAGGTCAGACGCCAAACAAagctgggaaaaaaagacagcacGAGGAGCCGGAGAGCTTCTTCACCTGGTTCACAGACCACTCAGATGCAGGAGCTGATGAACTGGGAGAAGTGATCAAGGATGACATCTGGCCTAATCCGCTGCAGTACTACTTGGTAAACCTTTAATCATCACTTTTGCTATCTTACAGTTTTAGAGAGCTCTCAGACCTTTAGTAGAACTTCACAAGGCACTTTATTTGTGGGGGTGTGTTGATGAAGTCCTAATCCTGTGTCCCTATGTTAATAGTAAATATATGTTTTCATCATCCTGCACACATGGGGCTTTACAAAAATGAATCCAATCAAATGACACTTTTGGTGAGTAGCTAATCGATACAAATATCATAAAACTGCACTTGAGTGTTTGTGAGTCGTAGTTCTGGTCGTCGTAACTGACACCGTAATAGTCTAGGATTACAATACCGAACCAACATTTtcacttccaaaaaaatgtgGCTGAGGTGTATTTCAGGGAGGCTTTCAGCATGGGCAGTATACGCTCACTATAAACCTCCATCTGTGTGTCCTGGATGCACTCAGTGACACGAACACAAAGATGTCCTTTTACCTCTCCCTTGCCCTCTtactcagtgcgtttacatgcacagtttaatcgagctatgcttaaaaatggaTGTCCTTTTTTACAtcgaaaatcgaataactgacctgaacatgtcctcctcctcaacactgggtggcgatatgcgtcatttcagcgggttaatatggccccctttaccggttgacctcagttccacactttgtgccgtcgcaactgaccggctaatgagcGACCAGCTAATATGCGAGACCTGCTAATGcgtaaccggctaatgtgcgaccggctaatgagaccggctaatatgcgaccggctaatatgCGAGACTGGCTTATGTGCGACCGGGCTAATGTGAGACCGGCTAGTGTGCGAGCGGCTAATGTGCGCGA from Centropristis striata isolate RG_2023a ecotype Rhode Island chromosome 19, C.striata_1.0, whole genome shotgun sequence includes the following:
- the LOC131992799 gene encoding protein SET-like, which codes for MSASSAKVNRKENSNHDGADETSEKEQQEAIEHIDEVQNEIDRLNEQASEEILKVEQKYNKLRQPFFQKRSELIAKIPNFWVTTFVNHPQVSALLGEEDEEALHYLSRVEVTEFEDIKSGYRIDFYFDENPYFENKALSKEFNVNESGDPVSKSTEIKWKAGKDLTKRTGQTPNKAGKKRQHEEPESFFTWFTDHSDAGADELGEVIKDDIWPNPLQYYLVPDMEDEEGDGDDDDDEEEGLEDIDEGEEEEGEDDDEDGDGEDGEDDGEDD